GTGAAAATTCTAGAACCAAATAGAGAAGATTTATATAAGAAATGCAATCAGCGCTTCCTGAATATGTTAGAACTTGGAGTGATAGAAGAAGTAAGGTATCTAATGGCTCAAAATTATAATCCAATTTGCGGAATCATGAAATCTCACGGCGTTCCAGAACTTAGCAAATACCTACTCAAAGAATGGAGTTTAGAAGAAGCCATTGCAAAATCACAGCAAGTCACCCGTAACTATGCAAAAAGACAAACCACCTGGTTTAAACATCAATTCAAACATCCTGAATTAGATGTTGAATTCATCAAACCTTAATATCCTTTAATTTTTTTATAATAGTCACAACCTCAGTCCCTCAACTTCCAAAGAATCCCTATAAATATACCCTTAGCTCTTGGAAGAATTATCATCGCTAAAACCACCACTAACACAGACCATATACTAATAGACAACCAATTAGGCCAGATAGTATTGAATGAAAATGCTATTATAAAGGGAGCCAATAAATGCCCCACGATCAATATAGTTAACCATGCTGGGCCGTCATCTGCACGAATAGCGCCTAAGTGCTCATTACATATTTCACAATGCTCCACCTGTTTTAGATATCTATAGAACATCTTTCCCTCACCACATCTGGGGCAACGTTCTAATAATCCTTTTATAATAACTGGCCAGAATTCTTTTAAACTCATTGAATATAATCTAATCTTCTACAATATGAAATATTTCATCAATACAGTCTATTTTTACTCCATCAGAAGATTCCAAAATGGCAATAACATCAAAAACATTATCCTTGGTTTTAAGACTATAACTAATCACATAATCGTTATTATCAGCAGATTTAATAGTCCTTGTAGGCTCTATATTCCATCCTCCCACCATTTTCTTTATATCTTCAAGCTGAGTCTTTAATTCATCGCGCTTGCTAACTAATTGAGTACGATTTCCTGTTTTAGTAAATTCTGGGGAAAATAACTCCTCTATAATAGAATCATAATCTTGTACAACGCCAGATCCAAAATCATTCTGAAATTTGTTATATCTCTCTGCTATATTAGTTATATCATATTGTTCTGTCATTTTATTTCCCTTTTTATTTAAGTATAAAAATTTATTCTATATTATCCCATGCGGATGGATTATGATCTCCCCATAAATCCACCACTTTAAATAATCTAGCATCCTCAGCAATGTTTTCATCAAGTCTATACTTTAATTTTAATTCTAATGTTGTAGCTCTACCTATCATTTCAAAAATATTATCTGCCACCTCTAGATGATCCTTCATATACATTTTTGCTTCTTCTGAATCGCTATCACATTCTATATCTAAAGCTATACTCCTATCACTACTCTGTTGTAGTAAGTCTGTGAGTTCCGCTTTATTATCTGGTTCATTTATAGCACGCTGCATTAACTCAGCATGCTCTCTCATAACATCTATAACTCGATCGATACATGACTCTAAATTTAACATAACAACCTCCGTTCAAAATTAACATTTATAACTTGTATGAATGTAATATACATTACCATAATCTTTAGGCAGCTCATGTCCCTCTGGAAAATCATATCCAACCGCACCATATTCAATGGTAGGATTATAGAAAATACCCTTATCAATGAATTCTAATCTCTCCTCTTTAGGAATAAAAACATCATGATGATTTATAGGGAAAAAATAAAGCCCCTTATGAGATAAATCAGCAAGAAATTGTAATTTCAACCTGGCTTTTGCCCTACTCTCTTCATTTGAAAGCATCTCATTTCCATCCATTCCATAATTATAAAATGATACTTCTGGATTTTTAAGATGAACACTATCATATAAAAATTTAGTATATTTTTCTAGGGTCTTACTAGGAATAATTTTAGTATAATCACCAGCAATAGATTCAATTATCACCTCATTATATCCTTTATCCCTAGCATATTCTTTTAATCTATCAGCTGCATAATCAGAATACTGAGAATATATATCATTAACATGAAATATCCCCTTATTTCCTTGTTTCTCTACTAACTGATCTAATGTTTCAAATAAAACAGCATATTGATGTGAAGGATTACAATTAACTTCATTATTCTCAGCCAAAGTATCAACATAGTTTGGTTTATTTGAAACAAATTTAAGATCCATTAAAACTGTCATTCTTTGAGAAGTTTTGCTATGCCCTTCTTCACCGTAATTCCCAGCACCTAATTCCATATGACTCCAGAAAGAACTATATTCACTCTCTGGTGACTCTTGAATGCCACTGGCATAATAGTGACAATAATCTAGATTAGCCTGAAAATACTCATAAGAAGCTAATTCCCCATTAATAATTAAATTATATATATGTGACATAGAGGATATCCTGTAAATTGGATTTTTTCTGAATAGTAAGATATTAGATTAAAAAATCTAGTCAATTATTTAAGTAAGCTATAAATATATTTTCCTCGATTTAGGACAAAACCTTATGCTTCCTCATTTAACCAATTATTACTTCAAAGATTATCAGCACTTAAAGCAAAATTTGCAACAATATACTCTAATATTATCAATATTATACGAAGTTAAGGTTATTATAGAGAAGACTGAACAAACAGCCACATACAAGAAGCATTCAGATCTACAAACAAATCCAAGACATAAAAAAAGGCCCCTTTGGTGGGAGCCTATAGTCTGTTGTTAAGGTAGCAAAGCAAATAAATTATTCCATATCAAATATTTCCTTCCATAATGTGATATCTATTTCAAATGGCGCTAGCATAGGTGCGGGATAATCTGATGACAATGGCGCTAACATAGGTAAGGGATAATCTGGCAATATATCTTCTATATTCACAGAATCATAATTAGGTTCATCATAACGTGCAGGATAATGTGCAAGACAGGAATTTTCTTTCAACCAAGATATATCTTCATCATCACAAGTTGCCCCTCTTGTAAGAAATTCAATGAGTCTTTCTTCAAGCAATTCAAAATCTATTTCTTCTTCAAAA
The Rickettsiales bacterium genome window above contains:
- a CDS encoding DUF983 domain-containing protein; this encodes MSLKEFWPVIIKGLLERCPRCGEGKMFYRYLKQVEHCEICNEHLGAIRADDGPAWLTILIVGHLLAPFIIAFSFNTIWPNWLSISIWSVLVVVLAMIILPRAKGIFIGILWKLRD